In Trichoderma breve strain T069 chromosome 4, whole genome shotgun sequence, the following proteins share a genomic window:
- a CDS encoding DENN (AEX-3) domain-containing protein: MPPSLNTHPSFTRPRTGDRDGRPSTRDQAGVDSSMLIPSRTSSLHSRITQPIPSTLTQKPQQRTPKTLTHAYMVCGVGREPSQWVKAPTPAQGKITHMKGAVGQFWLPEILGSSPRLEQDNEIARALHASMRACFPHDVEICTGRNQPHCTHHSFVLQQDSSHTLYGICLRVWSRADEKRAETIRDLRKRTENDYYDNAEETYWIPYCLSFLSRYPLYNLLGDYLRGMWIHWNKATNLFHAEEVSRILSFPAPRLNDLVRIDMKDYALCYQFPSSPTGFQNFAMWPLFNCLSIPNIVGVIEAAISPTRRIIFVSHYPAMLTIASETVRYCVRVFEWSGLYVPVVHARHAKELVQEPGPYILGVTAECRSLFTAPTDALVIDLDRNFVLTSSPPTALTPGQRNKFVSRLTQALNGDVTPSGVPQHLRSAYGGGKLVPAGQIIVMRGEVESIQDPEWWNQDAIMAVMDHVCEKMGRNTGIKAVFGGSVKKPLMTKVSMRHLNELVRERNQYSRDALEAWQDFINLKGRMDTELGKVTKRNNYLVEELESWKQQFLKFQAFAEQLTKETQDLKVKIEGHKRENRRLAALIEQQKDDNGRLTTRLSGTEKQRDDALEALVLQQEIAEELERERKRNKKELAQLHHTNATIVRQRDEARRVVLHLRSLIGGQSHHMEHLIQSLTKPEELIREVEDGYESDEVEGGAETHALRPSRSSNRLSTSSFADMADRHLKDKTDAIAHIVRNIADQCQAAVDGLQLAQDAESRASTRASRRMSSLSTAHSDDGEDARSTATSDAGEGSSRLQPTAGRPSSIPPTPDLIPNRSSTALSFASTATTPERASQQYSIRDEIPTKIVEDDEEDFDDGRSDQVGVSSDHGLVSKKQSQSLLHRSSGARISAFGKGKPKAEEVASDDESKPSAEEVASDDDSKTEVEQGASAEEVKPETEQAVSEAEDSPEAEQISDTPPA, encoded by the exons ATGCCTCCTTCTCTCAACACCCACCCTTCGTTTACGCGCCCCCGAACTGGCGACCGTGATGGCCGGCCCAGCACCCGCGACCAGGCCGGCGTCGACTCTTCGATGTTGATACCAAGCCGTACCTCATCGCTCCATTCCCGCATCACCCAGCCAATTCCCTCCACCTTGACCCAGAAGCCCCAGCAGCGAACCCCCAAGACGCTCACTCATGCCTACATGGTCTGTGGTGTCGGCCGAGAGCCCTCTCAATGGGTCAAGGCTCCCACTCCCGCCCAGGGCAAAATCACCCACATGAAGGGTGCTGTTGGACAGTTCTGGCTTCCTGAGATCCTCGGCAGCAGCCCCCGTCTTGAGCAGGACAACGAGATTGCGCGGGCTCTGCACGCCTCTATGAGG GCTTGCTTCCCTCACGATGTCGAAATCTGTACTGGCCGGAACCAGCCCCACTGCACTCACCACTCCTTCGTCCTCCAACAGGACTCTTCTCACACGCTCTATGGCATCTGCCTGCGCGTTTGGTCGCGGGCCGACGAGAAGAGGGCTGAGACCATCCGTGACTTGAGGAAGAGGACCGAAAACGACTACTATGACAACGCCGAGGAGACATACTGGATTCCTTATTGTCTGTCTTTCTTGTCTCGCTACCCTCTGTACAATCTCCTGGGCGACTACCTGCGTGGCATGTGGATTCACTGGAACAAGGCTACTAACCTGTTCCATGCTGAAGAGGTTTCTCGTATCCTGAGCTTCCCGGCTCCGAGACTGAATGACCTTGTCCGCATCGACATGAAGGATTATGCTCTGTGCTACCAATTCCCCTCGTCCCCTACCGGATTCCAGAACTTTGCCATGTGGCCCCTTTTCAACTGCTTGTCCATCCCTAACATTGTTGGCGTCATTGAAGCTGCCATCTCTCCCACCCGTCGCATCATCTTTGTCAGCCACTACCCGGCCATGCTCACAATTGCTTCAGAGACTGTGAGATACTGCGTCCGAGTGTTTGAGTGGAGCGGTTTGTATGTTCCCGTGGTGCACGCCCGCCATGCCAAGGAGCTCGTCCAAGAGCCTGGCCCTTACATCTTGGGTGTTACGGCCGAGTGCAGATCCCTCTTCACGGCTCCCACTGATGCCTTGGTCATCGACTTGGATCGTAACTTCGTTCTCACATCCAGCCCTCCCACCGCTCTGACTCCTGGTCAGCGCAACAAGTTTGTCTCCCGATTGACCCAAGCCCTCAATGGCGACGTTACGCCCTCTGGCGTTCCCCAGCACCTTCGCTCTGCCTATGGCGGTGGCAAGCTTGTGCCTGCTGGTCAGATCATTGTCATGCGTGGCGAGGTTGAGTCTATTCAAGACCCCGAGTGGTGGAACCAGGATGCCATCATGGCTGTCATGGACCACGTGTGCGAGAAGATGGGCCGCAACACAGGCATCAAGGCTGTCTTTGGCGGCTCCGTCAAGAAGCCTCTGATGACCAAGGTGTCAATGAGGCACCTCAACGAGCTTGTCCGCGAGAGGAACCAGTACTCTCGAGACGCTCTTGAAGCCTGGCAGGATTTCATCAACTTGAAGGGTCGCATGGACACCGAGCTTGGTAAAGTTACCAAGCGTAACAACTACCTcgtggaggagctggaaagcTGGAAGCAGCAATTCCTCAAGTTCCAGGCCTTCGCTGAGCAGCTCACCAAGGAGACTCAGGACCTCAAGGTCAAGATTGAGGGCCACAAGCGGGAGAACCGTCGCCTTGCTGCCCTCATTGAACAGCAGAAGGATGACAACGGCCGCCTTACCACTCGTCTCTCTGGCACCGAGAAGCAGCGTGACGACGCCCTCGAGGCCCTCGTTCTCCAGCAGGAGATTGCAGAGGAACTCGAGCGTGAGCGCAAGAGGAACAAGAAGGAGCTTGCTCAGCTCCACCACACCAATGCCACCATCGTGCGCCAGCGTGACGAGGCTCGTCGCGTCGTTCTGCACCTGCGTAGCTTGATTGGTGGCCAGAGCCACCACATGGAGCACCTCATCCAGTCCCTCACCAAGCCTGAGGAGCTCATCCGCGAGGTTGAGGATGGCTATGAGTCGGACGAAGTTGAGGGTGGCGCTGAGACCCATGCTCTGCGACCTtctcgcagcagcaaccgaCTCTCCACCTCCAGCTTCGCTGACATGGCCGATCGCCACTTGAAGGATAAGACCGACGCCATCGCCCATATCGTTCGCAACATCGCGGACCAGTGCCAAGCTGCCGTTGACGGCCTGCAGCTTGCCCAGGATGCCGAATCTCGAGCCAGCACACGTGCTAGCCGCCGTATGAGCAGCCTATCGACTGCTCAcagtgatgatggtgaggaCGCCCGCTCCACCGCCACCTCGGACGCTGGCGAGGGGAGTTCTCGCTTACAACCAACTGCCGGGAGGCCTAGCTCTATACCACCAACGCCGGATCTCATCCCCAACCGCAGTAGCACTGCACTATCGTTTGCGTCAACCGCCACAACGCCAGAGCGCGCCAGTCAACAGTACTCTATTCGAGACGAGATACCAACCAAGATtgtcgaggacgatgaagaggactTCGATGACGGCCGAAGTGATCAGGTCGGAGTCTCCAGCGACCACGGCCTCGTCTCGAAGAAGCAGTCGCAGTCTCTTCTCCACCGATCATCTGGAGCAAGAATCAGCGCTTTCGGCA AGGGCAAACCCAAAGCTGAGGAAGTTGCCTCTGATGACGAGAGCAAACCCAGTGCGGAGGAGGTTGCTTCTGATGACGACAGCAAAACTGAAGTTGAGCAAGGTGCCTCTGCTGAAGAGGTTAAGCCTGAGACTGAACAGGCAGTCTCCGAGGCAGAGGACAGCCCTGAAGCTGAGCAGATCAGCGATACCCCGCCAGCCTAG
- a CDS encoding exocyst complex component sec6 domain-containing protein has protein sequence MNGLSDGQKAVQQIKEEMMKIDKLCSESQTMIKDFASINLVSQAHRNFGAVEAMRRNLETFNERLAVVERMLAEDDEDRENMPNLLPCHYELTQLRNIRDDAMEQIQRADDRSLESTLEDYFTRLDDTIDWFDEHVGILAMNLINLVVSDNNGLVVRFAVVMEAEEKSDQRVLALQEALKDHEEMAARFQGITDGARKVRGYKDKFMQAIKVSAEQQFQQAREDFLDDADSLEATMKWFFNDLNAVKIGMTPLMPKKWRIAKTYADIYHVLMHDFLVGMVDDPEASSAHTLSIVSFPEKYYKKMSKIGFKQEDLVPHVIDNREAELVRDFRQLIIKFLDEWIDRIFEQEKRDFASRNIEGSNLDQDEYGYFRTKNLVALWRMLREQVEAAINSQRADVVEGVVDAMFLRLRTRQQSWQRMLDDEAERYESDRVPDLEGFQALQDWLVATANDQIGVIDDNEEESRLGYLSSFRQQFERNVGPQYLERAEQELNALRDGYVDFSTWCIHKFAHLVFAVDFRGVMPDFFTPKWYTNTAMKQMVVTFEEYVGEYRQALHHSLIDIFIEIFADELLVRYLSSVRNKGAKFRRTDPFRDKLFNDIATAFEYFSNLASPEVAMSIKDTWRVTEPFLGLLSVDKDSVADAFANFKTAYWDLQISWVEAVLRSRDDFERSMLNAVKARAAQMDIVRGPETVMAKIK, from the coding sequence ATGAACGGCCTCAGCGACGGCCAGAAGGCGGTGCAGcagatcaaggaggagatgatgaagattgatAAGCTGTGTTCCGAGTCGCAGACCATGATCAAGGACTTTGCGAGCATCAATCTGGTGTCGCAGGCGCACCGCAACTTTGGCGCCGTCGAGGCCATGAGACGCAACCTCGAGACGTTTAACGAACGCCTGGCCGTTGTGGAGAGGATGCTGGcggaggacgacgaagataGAGAAAACATGCCGAACTTGCTGCCGTGCCATTACGAGCTGACGCAGCTACGAAACATACGAGACGacgccatggagcagatCCAGAGGGCAGATGACCGGAGCTTGGAGTCGACGCTGGAGGACTACTTTACAAGGCTAGACGATACGATCGACTGGTTTGACGAGCACGTCGGCATCCTGGCCATGAacctcatcaacctcgtcGTCAGCGACAACAACGGCCTGGTGGTCCGCTTTGCCGTTGTCATGGAggcggaagagaagagcgacCAGCGTGTACTGGCGCTGCAGGAAGCACTCAAAGATCACGAAGAGATGGCAGCCCGATTTCAGGGCATCACAGACGGTGCCCGCAAAGTCCGTGGCTACAAGGACAAGTTTATGCAGGCTATCAAGGTCAGTGCCGAGCAACAGTTCCAGCAGGCCCGGGAAGACTTTCTCGACGATGCCGATAGCTTAGAGGCGACCATGAAATGGTTCTTCAACGACCTGAATGCTGTAAAGATTGGTATGACGCCGCTCATGCCCAAGAAATGGCGTATCGCAAAGACATATGCAGATATCTATCACGTTCTGATGCACGACTTCTTGGTCGGTATGGTGGACGATCCGGAAGCCAGCTCCGCACACACGCTCTCCATCGTCAGCTTCCCCGAGAAATACTACAAGAAGATGTCCAAGATAGGCTTCAAGCAAGAAGACCTGGTACCGCACGTTATTGACAATCGCGAGGCGGAGCTCGTTCGCGACTTTAGACAACTCATTATCAAATTCCTCGACGAATGGATCGACCGCATCTTTGAACAAGAGAAACGCGACTTTGCCAGTCGCAACATCGAGGGCTCTAACTTGGACCAGGACGAGTATGGCTATTTCCGGACCAAGAACCTCGTTGCGCTGTGGAGGATGTTGCGTGAGCAGGTCGAGGCGGCCATCAACTCGCAGCGTGCTGACGTGGTCGAGGGCGTTGTCGACGCCATGTTCCTACGGCTACGCACCCGCCAGCAGTCGTGGCAGCGCATGCttgacgacgaggctgagcgCTACGAGAGTGACCGCGTTCCTGATTTAGAAGGTTTCCAGGCGCTGCAGGATTGGCTGGTGGCCACAGCCAACGACCAGATTGGCGTCATCGATGACAATGAGGAGGAAAGCCGCCTGGGCTACCTGTCTAGCTTCCGCCAGCAGTTCGAGAGGAACGTCGGCCCACAGTATCTCGAGCGCGCCGAGCAGGAGCTCAACGCCCTCCGCGATGGCTACGTCGACTTCAGCACCTGGTGCATCCACAAGTTCGCCCacctcgtcttcgccgtcgACTTCCGGGGCGTCATGCCCGACTTCTTCACGCCCAAGTGGTACACCAACACGGCCATGAAGCAGATGGTGGTCACCTTTGAGGAGTACGTCGGCGAGTACCGCCAGGCCCTGCACCACTCCCTtatcgacatcttcatcgagATCTTCGCCGACGAGCTCCTCGTGCGGTACCTCTCGTCGGTGCGCAACAAGGGCGCAAAGTTTCGCCGCACGGATCCCTTCCGCGATAAGCTCTTCAACGACATCGCCACTGCGTTTGAGTACTTTTCTAACCTGGCCAGTCCCGAGGTTGCCATGTCTATCAAGGACACTTGGCGTGTCACTGAACCCTTCTTGGGCCTGCTTTCGGTGGATAAGGATTCGGTGGCGGACGCGTTTGCCAACTTCAAGACTGCTTACTGGGATTTGCAGATCAGTTGGGTCGAGGCCGTGCTGCGGTCCAGGGATGATTTTGAGAGAAGTATGCTGAATGCTGTCAAAGCAAGGGCCGCGCAAATGGACATTGTGAGAGGCCCAGAGACGGTCATGGCCAAGATTAAgtaa
- a CDS encoding HIT zinc finger domain-containing protein, protein MADAVLTSLCGICHICPPKYKCPRCNIATCSLKCITTHKAWSQCSGERDQTAYVAKSKLATAAGIDHDYNFLHSIEMASERAERVLVEDKGIIQKDELRPLTVEEVRWKVGRDGRKRKVLITRVLKQSKERLADKLLASKLKKLNTVVVSAPQGMTRQKENNTTISRKSGRINWQVEWFTFEKDLNDTNKTNKSRVLSKLSDDVPLYVGYNSLLESQAKTEGKVQKRSYRGVAQNPSTAHWQLANDSIQDPQTGSWISIRTASIDAWPREHDELQRRQFQFFLESAQKRSNQLVTLTPIPSEECLRDVLSNTKVFEFPAIYVLREGEALPTGFVLGPKDTVPGHEEHQRNSKRKGGPQQGRDRNRPAKRRRPGDREDVEEGELGGPDEEAQDGMEAGDVIAEQSLSEGDDDTSDDDTSSSGSDSD, encoded by the coding sequence ATGGCCGACGCCGTCCTCACGTCTCTCTGCGGCATTTGCCACATCTGCCCTCCGAAATACAAATGCCCTCGCTGCAACATCGCCACCTGTTCATTAAAATGCATCACGACGCATAAGGCTTGGTCGCAATGCAGCGGCGAACGCGACCAAACTGCCTATGTCGCCAAATCGAAGCTGGCGACGGCCGCTGGCATTGACCACGACTATAATTTTCTGCATAGCATCGAGATGGCGTCCGAACGCGCGGAACGAGTCTTGGTGGAAGACAAAGGCATAATACAAAAGGACGAATTACGGCCGCTGACGGTGGAGGAAGTGAGATGGAAAGTGGGCAGAgatgggaggaagagaaaggtTTTGATCACGAGGGTTCTGAAGCAATCCAAAGAGAGACTGGCGGATAAGCTTCTTGCGAGCAAGCTTAAGAAGTTGAACACAGTGGTTGTGTCCGCACCCCAGGGCATGACGAGGCAGAAGGAGAACAACACCACGATAAGCAGAAAGTCTGGTCGGATCAATTGGCAAGTCGAGTGGTTCACCTTTGAGAAGGACCTTAACGATACGAACAAAACGAACAAGTCAAGAGTTCTTTCGAAGCTTTCGGACGATGTGCCGTTATACGTGGGATACAACTCGTTGTTGGAATCCCAAGCGAAGACAGAAGGCAAGGTGCAAAAGAGATCCTACAGAGGAGTCGCGCAGAATCCCTCTACGGCTCATTGGCAGTTGGCGAATGATTCAATTCAAGACCCTCAGACAGGGAGCTGGATTTCAATTCGAACGGCATCGATTGACGCGTGGCCACGAGAGCACGATGAGTTGCAGCGACGACAGTTTCAATTCTTCCTTGAGAGTGCCCAGAAGCGATCAAATCAACTGGTCACCCTTACGCCCATTCCATCTGAAGAATGTCTTCGAGACGTTCTTTCTAATACCAAAGTTTTCGAATTCCCGGCGATATATGTGTTGCGCGAGGGAGAAGCTTTACCGACTGGCTTCGTGCTGGGTCCAAAAGACACTGTCCCGGGTCATGAAGAGCATCAACGAAATAGTAAACGCAAAGGTGGTCCGCAGCAAGGAAGGGATAGGAACAGACCTGCTAAACGGAGAAGACCAGGCGACAGGGAAGATGTCGAAGAGGGCGAACTCGGAGGGccggatgaagaagcccagGATGGCATGGAGGCTGGGGATGTGATTGCCGAGCAAAGCTTGAGTGAGGGCGATGACGATACCAGTGATGACGATACCAGCAGCTCAGGATCTGACAGCGACTAA